The Vibrio agarivorans genome contains the following window.
GAGCGTACCCGCTGCTTTTGCAATTAGCGCGCGAGTTTTATCCATGTCACCTGAGGCGTGATATTCTGTAAGAACAGGAACAAAAGCTTGTGAAAACGCCCCTTCAGCAAAAAGGCGACGCAAAAAGTTAGGAATCTTGTTGGCGAAAAAGAAGACGTCAGCACTGGCACCTGCCCCCATCAAGTTGGCAACAACCACATCACGTACTAGCCCTAAAACTCGTGATATCAGCGTCATAGCACTCACTATCATGCCTGACTTTAGAAGACGTTTACTCACTTTTACCTCGGATTAATTGCCACTAACGTTTACTACTCTATTTATAGTGACACGAATATCGGTCGAAGAGCAGATAAGTATTAGCATTGGTGTAAAAATACTGATAGAATCCCCGCCATCTTAACCGTGAAGACCTTTTCTTACCAAAATTTGTTTGGTATCGAGTGGTTTTTACACAAATCATTTGACATTTAAGCGCGAATTAGGCATAGTCCCAGCCCTTAAATTGTCACCGAACTAAGTTTTTGGGAGTTAGACCCTTGGCAAATAGTAAATCTGCTAAGAAGCGCGCTATCCAAGCTGAGAAACGTCGCCAGCACAATGCTAGCCGTCGTTCTATGATGCGCACTTACATGAAGAAAACTGTTGCTGCTATCGAAGCAGGCGACAAAGAAGCTGCAACTGCTGCATTTGCTGCAGTTACACCACTACTAGACCGCATGGCGACTAAAGGCCTTATTCATAAGAATAAAGCAGCTCGTCACAAGTCTCGTTTCGCTGCACAAATCAAAGCTCTTTAATAGAACATTTGGTTTATCAGTGACAAAAAAACCGGCTTTTGCCGGTTTTTTTATATCTAAATTTCGCTAAAAACACTGAAACCTCTGCCCAACAC
Protein-coding sequences here:
- the rpsT gene encoding 30S ribosomal protein S20 translates to MANSKSAKKRAIQAEKRRQHNASRRSMMRTYMKKTVAAIEAGDKEAATAAFAAVTPLLDRMATKGLIHKNKAARHKSRFAAQIKAL